GTCAACGTCATCAAGATCGTCGAGCTCGAACCGAGTTCGTCTGTGCGCCGAGCCCACATCATCTACAAGGTCAAGGCCAATGCCACGACCCGTCCCCAGGTAGCGGCGGCGGTGGAGATGTTCCGGGCCAAGATCATCGATGTCGGACCTGACTCCGTCAGCGTCGAAGCCACCGGCGAACTCGACAAGGTCGAAGCACTGCGCGAGGTCCTCGAGCCTTTCGGAATCAAGGAGATCGTCCAGTCGGGCACCGTGGCCATCGGCCGCGGCTCGAAGTCGATCACCGATCGAGCCCTGCGCGGCTGAGCGCACGCATCCCGCGCGACTGAACCCTCGCGGACCGCACGGCCGAGTACTCGCAAGCTACGCGACTGAGCACTCGCGACCCGGACGGCTGGCGTTCCACTTCGTGGAACGAGATCCGTCTCAACAAATGAACAGCAGTACCGAACTGTGAAACAATGGGAGTACCCCGAACCTCTGAAGGAGCAAGAACCATGGCAGCAGAACGCTATTACGACGAGAACGCAGATCTGTCCGTCATCCAGGGCACGAAGGTCGCGGTCATCGGCTACGGCAGCCAGGGCCACGCGCACTCGCTGAGCCTGCGCGATTCCGGCGTCGAGGTCCGCATCGGACTCAAGGAAGGCTCCGCCAGCCGCGACAAGGCCGCGGCCGAAGGCCTCGAAGTGGGAACTCCCGCCGAGGTCTCCGAATGGGCCGACCTCGTCGTGATCCTCGCACCCGACCAGATCCAGGCCGACATCTACAACTCGGAGATCGCGCCGAACCTGACACCCGGCAATGCTCTGCTCTTCGCCCACGGCTTCAACATCCGCTTCGACTACATCCAGCCTCCCGAGGGCGTCGACGTCATCATGGTCGCACCCAAGGGCCCCGGCCACGTCGTGCGTCGCGAGTACGTCGACGGCCGCGGCGTGCCCGTCCTCGTGGCTGTCGAGGCCGACGCCTCAGGCAAGGCCTGGGACCTGGTGCTCTCCTACGCCCGGGGAATCGGCGGACTGCGCGCCGGTGGCATCAAGACCACCTTCACCGAGGAGACCGAGTCGGATCTCTTCGGCGAGCAGACCGTGCTCTGCGGCGGCACCTCCCACCTCGTGCAGTACGGCTTCGAAGTTCTCACCGAGGCCGGCTACCAGCCGGAGATCGCCTACTTCGAGGTGCTCCACGAGCTCAAGCTCATCGTCGACCTCATGGTCGAGGGCGGCAT
The Brevibacterium marinum genome window above contains:
- the ilvC gene encoding ketol-acid reductoisomerase, whose translation is MAAERYYDENADLSVIQGTKVAVIGYGSQGHAHSLSLRDSGVEVRIGLKEGSASRDKAAAEGLEVGTPAEVSEWADLVVILAPDQIQADIYNSEIAPNLTPGNALLFAHGFNIRFDYIQPPEGVDVIMVAPKGPGHVVRREYVDGRGVPVLVAVEADASGKAWDLVLSYARGIGGLRAGGIKTTFTEETESDLFGEQTVLCGGTSHLVQYGFEVLTEAGYQPEIAYFEVLHELKLIVDLMVEGGIAKQRWSISDTAEYGDYVSGPRVITPDVKKNMEAVLADIQNGKFAERFMNDQKNGASEFKELRSKEETHPIESTGRELRKMFAWLKDSEDDYTEGTAAR
- the ilvN gene encoding acetolactate synthase small subunit; this translates as MNNRHTLSVLVENKPGVLTRFTGLIARRGFNIHSLAVGVTEHDELSRITVVVDVKDVPLEQVTKQLNKLVNVIKIVELEPSSSVRRAHIIYKVKANATTRPQVAAAVEMFRAKIIDVGPDSVSVEATGELDKVEALREVLEPFGIKEIVQSGTVAIGRGSKSITDRALRG